In Anaerolineales bacterium, the sequence TACCAGTGGCAGGGGAAGCTGCTCTCCCAGACGTCCAACCAAGTGCTGATCGAAGCGGCCTTTAACGCCGAGAGCGGCAAGCTGATCGATATTCAACTGAACCAGGGCGACCGCTTTTTGGAAACCTATTATTTGGATCGCTGGTTCAATATCTTTGAAATTCGTGACCCGCAAGACGACCACCTCAAAGGCTGGTACTGCAACGTGTCCGCCCCTGCTGTGCTGCGCCCTGGGGAGCTGGTTTTCCGTGACTTCGCCTTGGATCTGCTGGTTTACCCGGATGGGCGCCAATTCATTCTGGATGAGGACGAATTCGCCGCGCTGGACTGCGCGCCAGACGAGCGCCAGCTGGCGCTAGATGGGCTGGCCCAGCTGCAAGCGGAGTTTGCGGCACGCTTCCGCAAGCGGTTGTAGCAGTTCGGCTTATGCAGGGCGAGGCATGCCTAGCCCCTACGTGTCTCTGCTCTGACTTCGTCCTCAAGATGTGCTCAGCCCAATCAAAAAGACCCGGACAGTTCGTCCGGGTCTTTTTGATTGGGCTGAGGCGCTTAGTAGCTGCGCAGGAAGTCAATGATGTAGTCGCCGCCAAACCAGGCTACGACCAGCGTGCACAGACAGCACAGGGCGGAGAAGATCAGCGCGCCGGCGATGAACCACAGCACGATGCGCAGGCCGCGGCGGCCGTCGGATTCGGCGTTGGAGGAAACGGAAGTGATTTCAGGTTCTTGGTTGGACATAGTTCTTTCGCTTTCTGAGCGGGATTGTAACATTCACAGTTGTGCAACTGGGTTGGTTGCTTTTTGCTTTCACCCGGTTATTATAGTTAATCGAAACTGCTTATAGAGGTATTGGTTATGCAAGTATCGACTTCACTCTCGTCCAATCCGACCCATGCCTGGTTGCGCAAGATTGGCGTAGCTTTCACTCCCGGTCCGATGACACCCCTGCTGGAAAATTTCCGCCAGGGACTGCTGGAACGCTTCGCCGCGCTGGGCCACCAGGTTAGCGATCCGCCTGCCGAAGATATTGACGTGCTCTTCACCACCGCCGCATTTGGTGAATCGGTCTCCTGGCGCGAGGCTTTGTTCTTCACCGCCCGCCGCAAATTTGGCCTCAAGCGCTCCCCGGTGGTCTATAACATCATCCAGATCAGCCCGGCACAGTTCGACGAATGGATGAACCGTTTCCAGACTGCGCTGGCCAAAGAAACGCCGGCAGCAGAGGATTTTCAGTTCGAGGGCCTGTCGCCCACGGCCTACAAGGTGTTGATCGAGCAGGGGCTGCGCGGCGGGCCGATCCTCTCGCTGGCGCGCATGCTGCAGGCGCAGGCCAAGAGCATCCGCATCCTGCTGTTGGTGGGCGACGAGCGCCCGGAGCGCGTCTACCACTTCGACCTGGTGGGCGCTTACCCGGCCAGCCACAACACCTCGGCCGAGGCCTTTTACAGCGACATCGTTTTGCGCATCGTCACCACCGAAAGCACGACCGAGGTTACCAATCACGAATTGATCCAACCCGAGATCAAGTTTCCCGAATGGGAAGCGCTGAGCAGCCCGGAAGCCATGCGCCGGGCCGGCAACGAGATTGGGGCGCGCGGCTTTTTCACCGATATGGTGCGCATCGAAGACCTGGTGCAGGTACCCGCAGTTAATGAAGGTGTGGCCAAGCAATACAGCGAGGGCTGCTTCGCCACCTGGGACCCGCGCCTAAATGCGCTGATCGCCACGGTGACCGGCAGCGCCCGCCCGGTGCACAAAGGTCGCCTGACCGACGATGACTTGGCCGTGATCATTGGCGTGCGCCCGGATGGTTCCGGCGCGCAGGTGCGCCATGTGGATGGCAAACGCAACGACCCGCCTTCATCCGAAGCGGTCGAGATGATGGATATGGACGAGCACCTGCCGCGCATCTCCAAAGAGACTGTAGCCGGCGTCAAGACCGAAGTGCCGGTGATCCGCTCTAAGCTGCATGGACACCGCGGCGTCAAGGCCTTCAACCCGGAACTGGTGGAATACGTGCCGCTGGACCCGCCCTATTATCACTACCTGGTCTCGTGCGCCACTGAAGCCCAGGCGCGCGGCATCAAGGCCGCCTTCAGCCGGGCCGAGTCGCTGCTCAACCCCGATGACCCGCGCAAGATTGCCTTCACAGTGCTGCCTGGCCACGGCGTGGTTATGGCAGAGAAATGGCAGCAAGCCAAGGCGCCTTTTGAGATTATCTGGGAAGCCATGGATTCTGGCGCTTTGGAGATCGACCCGCATGTGCCGCAGGGGTTGATGGATTACACGCCTGGCGATGACGGACGGCACCACCTGCAGGAGGGATAAAATTGGATCACACCCTGCTGTGTCGCTCTGAGCGGAGCGAAGAGCTGTTTTAAACAATTGGTTAAGAATCAAACCCGGCTGACAAAGTCTCTTGTCAGCCGGGTTTGATTTTGACTACTGTACGTAAACTTCTTCGCGGCGCGCTGCGCCGCTGGCTCAGAAAGACACAAAGCTAGTCTAGGAAATTTCCAATCTCGTTTCTTTTACAACATCTCGCGGATCACGGACGGCAGAATGCCGCCCTGGCGATAGACCTCGACGTCCTGGACGGTGTTCAGCTTGCTGACCACCTGGAAGCTGATCTGGCGGCCGTCCGGCTTGGTGGCGGTCACTTGCAGCTCGGT encodes:
- a CDS encoding DUF402 domain-containing protein, translating into MTEITVLKQNPAGELLYQWQGKLLSQTSNQVLIEAAFNAESGKLIDIQLNQGDRFLETYYLDRWFNIFEIRDPQDDHLKGWYCNVSAPAVLRPGELVFRDFALDLLVYPDGRQFILDEDEFAALDCAPDERQLALDGLAQLQAEFAARFRKRL